Proteins encoded within one genomic window of Egicoccus sp. AB-alg2:
- a CDS encoding carboxypeptidase regulatory-like domain-containing protein, which yields MSARLRAVVLAWSALAAIALMAGPAFAQATAPKDAALAQGDTMVLAQGGETIRGTLRDGEGEPVPDVAISVATADGAEVGETTTDGEGSWEVELPEPGDYVVTLDEATLPDGVDLRDADRNPLEVSVRSGQNRTLIFALGEGAATGRFTAALLTQTVSGLRFGLIIAITAIGLSLIFGTTGLVNFAHGELVALGAVIAWFLNAPSTAGGVGLTLIVAGIIATALSAGAGGAIELGLWRPLRRRRTGLIQMLVISIGLALLLRNALQVWFGGSSRPYYDYTIQQAWTLGPIRLTPRDLTVMLLATLALVGVATMLQRTRIGKAMRAVSDNRDLAESSGIDVQKVILIIWVIGGGLAGFGGVLYGVVENVSYLMGFRLLLLMFAGVILGGLGTAYGAMFGSIVVGLITELSTLWFSTELKYVWALGVLILILLVRPQGLLGRAERIG from the coding sequence GTGTCTGCCCGCCTGCGAGCCGTCGTGCTCGCGTGGAGCGCGCTGGCCGCCATCGCTTTGATGGCCGGACCAGCGTTCGCTCAGGCCACCGCACCGAAGGACGCCGCCCTCGCGCAGGGCGACACGATGGTTCTCGCACAGGGAGGCGAGACCATCCGTGGCACGTTGCGCGACGGTGAGGGCGAACCGGTGCCCGACGTGGCGATCAGCGTCGCCACCGCCGACGGCGCCGAGGTCGGTGAGACCACGACCGACGGGGAGGGCAGCTGGGAGGTGGAACTGCCCGAGCCCGGCGACTACGTCGTCACGCTCGACGAGGCCACGCTCCCCGACGGCGTCGACCTGCGGGACGCGGATCGCAACCCGCTCGAGGTGAGCGTGCGGTCCGGCCAGAACCGCACGCTGATCTTCGCCCTTGGCGAGGGCGCCGCGACCGGACGGTTCACCGCCGCACTGCTCACCCAGACCGTCTCCGGACTGCGTTTCGGCCTCATCATCGCCATCACGGCGATCGGCCTGTCGCTGATCTTCGGCACGACCGGGCTGGTGAACTTCGCCCACGGTGAACTGGTGGCGCTCGGCGCCGTCATCGCCTGGTTCCTGAACGCGCCCAGCACGGCGGGCGGTGTCGGCCTCACGCTGATCGTGGCCGGCATCATCGCCACGGCGCTGTCCGCGGGGGCCGGTGGTGCGATCGAGCTCGGCCTGTGGCGGCCGCTGCGCCGGCGCCGGACCGGCCTGATCCAGATGCTGGTCATCTCGATCGGTCTGGCCCTGCTGCTGCGCAACGCCCTGCAGGTGTGGTTCGGCGGCTCCAGCCGCCCCTACTACGACTACACCATCCAGCAGGCCTGGACGCTGGGCCCGATCCGCCTCACGCCGCGCGACCTCACGGTCATGCTGCTGGCGACGCTCGCCCTGGTCGGGGTCGCCACGATGCTGCAGCGCACCCGCATCGGCAAGGCCATGCGTGCCGTCTCCGACAACCGCGATCTCGCGGAGTCGTCCGGCATCGACGTGCAGAAGGTGATCCTGATCATCTGGGTCATCGGCGGCGGACTGGCCGGGTTCGGCGGCGTGCTGTACGGCGTCGTGGAGAACGTCAGCTACCTGATGGGCTTCCGCCTGCTGCTGCTGATGTTCGCCGGCGTGATCCTCGGCGGCCTCGGAACCGCATACGGCGCGATGTTCGGGTCGATCGTGGTCGGGTTGATCACCGAACTGTCGACCCTGTGGTTCTCCACGGAGCTCAAGTACGTCTGGGCCCTCGGGGTGCTCATCCTGATCCTGCTGGTCAGGCCGCAGGGCTTGCTCGGCCGAGCAGAGAGGATCGGCTGA
- a CDS encoding branched-chain amino acid ABC transporter permease: MDVDLIRVILDGLRTAIGPVAAVYALAAIGLNVHYGYTGLLNFGQVGFMLVGAYGMGIAVSIHAMPLSLGIALGMLAAVVLALLLGFPTLRLRADYLAICTIAAAEILRFVFRSSPMAETTGGAFGIPSQFGGSGFTGSFVRANPIPEGSYGIGPLGFSHTRLWVMLVAWGVVALAALMVWALMRSPWGRVIKSIREDEDAARSLGKNVFAYKMQSLVLGGVFGGLAGILLVLNQGAMTPDQFLPQITFFAYTVLLLGGAATVLGPILGSVLFWFVLQSMDSLLRQTGFGNAAIGAVRLALVGLVLILLMAFRPQGIMGNKQEMMLDA, from the coding sequence ATGGATGTCGACCTGATCCGCGTGATCCTCGACGGCCTGCGGACCGCCATCGGTCCGGTGGCGGCGGTCTACGCCCTGGCCGCGATCGGCCTCAACGTCCACTACGGCTATACGGGCCTGCTGAACTTCGGGCAGGTCGGTTTCATGCTCGTCGGCGCCTACGGCATGGGCATCGCCGTGTCCATCCACGCCATGCCGCTGTCGCTGGGCATCGCGCTGGGCATGCTCGCCGCCGTCGTGCTCGCGCTGCTGCTCGGCTTCCCCACGCTGCGGCTACGTGCCGACTACCTCGCCATCTGCACCATCGCGGCGGCCGAGATCCTGCGGTTCGTCTTCCGCTCCAGCCCGATGGCGGAGACCACCGGCGGCGCGTTCGGCATCCCGAGCCAGTTCGGCGGGTCCGGGTTCACCGGCTCGTTCGTCCGCGCCAACCCGATCCCCGAGGGCAGCTACGGCATCGGCCCGCTCGGGTTCTCGCACACCCGCCTGTGGGTGATGCTGGTCGCCTGGGGCGTGGTCGCGCTGGCCGCCCTGATGGTGTGGGCGCTGATGCGCTCGCCGTGGGGCCGGGTGATCAAGTCGATCCGCGAGGACGAGGACGCCGCCCGCTCGCTGGGCAAGAACGTCTTCGCCTACAAGATGCAGAGCCTGGTGCTCGGCGGCGTGTTCGGCGGTCTGGCCGGCATCCTGCTGGTCCTCAACCAGGGCGCGATGACCCCCGACCAGTTCCTGCCGCAGATCACCTTCTTCGCCTACACCGTGCTGCTGCTCGGTGGCGCGGCCACGGTGCTGGGACCGATCCTCGGCAGCGTGCTGTTCTGGTTCGTGCTGCAGAGCATGGACAGCCTGCTGCGCCAGACCGGGTTCGGCAACGCCGCGATCGGCGCCGTGCGGCTCGCACTCGTCGGCCTCGTCCTGATCCTGCTGATGGCCTTCCGCCCGCAGGGGATCATGGGCAACAAGCAGGAGATGATGCTCGATGCGTGA
- a CDS encoding ABC transporter ATP-binding protein, translating into MRETAASRALAEVEPRPGVPKPDPILVADGVVRAFGGLRAVDVEHLELQRGAITSLIGPNGAGKTTFFNLMTGFDRPNEGSWSFDGHDLSKVPAHKVANYGMVRTFQLTKALTRLTVLENMKLGATSQKGERFLTSLWPGAWRSQERDIEQRADELLVRFRMDHMREQLAGTLSGGQRKLLEMARSLMVQPSMVMLDEPMAGVNPALTQSLLEHVKDLPNHGMTVLFVEHDMDVVMDISDWVVVMAQGRIIAEGPPEAVSKDPAVIDAYLGADHGDESRFTPIPFAGAPALDAAGPAIAEAPPDEHEGEEELAHGDHDGVPSAGSHDAEEQA; encoded by the coding sequence ATGCGTGAGACCGCCGCCTCGCGGGCGCTCGCCGAGGTCGAACCTCGTCCCGGCGTCCCCAAGCCCGACCCGATCCTGGTCGCCGACGGGGTCGTGCGCGCCTTCGGCGGTCTGCGCGCCGTCGACGTCGAGCACCTGGAACTGCAACGCGGCGCCATCACCTCGCTGATCGGCCCCAACGGTGCCGGCAAGACCACCTTCTTCAACCTCATGACCGGCTTCGACCGGCCGAACGAGGGCAGCTGGAGCTTCGACGGGCACGACCTGTCGAAGGTGCCGGCCCACAAGGTGGCCAACTACGGCATGGTCCGGACCTTCCAGCTCACCAAGGCCCTGACGCGCCTGACGGTGCTGGAGAACATGAAGCTCGGCGCGACCAGCCAGAAGGGCGAGCGCTTCCTGACGTCGCTGTGGCCAGGGGCCTGGCGCTCGCAGGAGCGCGACATCGAGCAGCGCGCCGACGAGCTTCTGGTGCGTTTCCGCATGGACCACATGCGCGAGCAGCTGGCCGGCACCCTCTCCGGCGGGCAGCGCAAGCTCCTGGAGATGGCCCGCTCGCTGATGGTCCAGCCCTCGATGGTCATGCTCGACGAGCCGATGGCCGGCGTGAACCCGGCGCTGACCCAGTCGCTGCTCGAGCACGTGAAGGACCTGCCCAACCACGGCATGACCGTCCTGTTCGTCGAGCACGACATGGACGTCGTCATGGACATCAGCGACTGGGTGGTCGTGATGGCGCAGGGCAGGATCATCGCCGAGGGTCCGCCCGAGGCGGTCTCCAAGGATCCGGCCGTGATCGACGCCTACCTCGGCGCCGACCACGGTGACGAGAGCCGCTTCACGCCGATCCCGTTCGCCGGCGCCCCCGCGCTGGACGCCGCCGGGCCCGCGATCGCGGAGGCCCCACCGGACGAGCACGAGGGCGAGGAGGAACTCGCCCACGGCGACCACGACGGCGTCCCGTCCGCGGGCAGCCACGACGCGGAGGAGCAGGCGTGA
- a CDS encoding ABC transporter ATP-binding protein, producing the protein MNEPLLIAEDVTAGYLPGIDILTGCNLTLAEGEFVGIIGPNGAGKSTLLKSLFGLVDVRAGGVRLRGQDITNAPANKLVAQGVGYVPQTRNVFPSLTIEENLEMGLYLKPKEFRDRFAYVADLFPLLGDRRKQRAGGLSGGERQMVAMGRALMMQPSVLLLDEPSAGLSPALQDEAFLRAREINATGVSIVMVEQNARRCLQICHRGYVLDQGRNAYTGTGHQLLSDPKVIELYLGTLAQQQVD; encoded by the coding sequence GTGAACGAGCCCCTGCTGATCGCCGAGGACGTCACGGCCGGCTACCTGCCCGGCATCGACATCCTGACCGGCTGCAACCTGACCCTCGCCGAGGGCGAGTTCGTCGGCATCATCGGCCCCAACGGTGCCGGCAAGTCCACCCTGCTGAAGTCGCTGTTCGGCCTGGTGGACGTCCGCGCCGGCGGTGTCCGCCTGCGCGGGCAGGACATCACCAACGCGCCCGCCAACAAGCTGGTGGCCCAGGGCGTCGGCTACGTCCCGCAGACCCGCAACGTGTTCCCCAGCCTCACCATCGAGGAGAACCTCGAGATGGGGCTGTACCTGAAGCCGAAGGAGTTCCGCGACCGGTTCGCCTACGTCGCCGACCTCTTCCCGCTGCTCGGCGACCGGCGCAAGCAGCGGGCCGGTGGGCTCTCCGGCGGTGAGCGGCAGATGGTCGCCATGGGCCGCGCGCTGATGATGCAGCCGTCCGTGCTGCTCCTCGACGAGCCCTCGGCCGGCCTGTCCCCGGCCCTGCAGGACGAGGCGTTCCTGCGGGCCCGCGAGATCAACGCCACGGGCGTGTCGATCGTCATGGTGGAGCAGAACGCCCGCCGGTGCCTGCAGATCTGCCACCGCGGCTACGTGCTCGACCAGGGCCGCAACGCCTACACGGGCACCGGACACCAGCTGCTCAGCGACCCCAAGGTCATCGAGCTGTACCTCGGCACCCTCGCCCAGCAGCAGGTGGACTGA
- a CDS encoding sortase domain-bontaining protein, producing the protein MSAGLGALLLLGSLGSAELARSGDTVGEVPDVARETPPPSSAAELPEAPRASAPTAPPSPADEPGADELGADEPGADDAVAAETPPAADGPATTAASGAADDPEEAPAPVADPARLRIDAIGVDHRVVPVGLEPDGAMELPADVREVGWFSPRARPGERGSAVLAGHVDSRSQGRGALFDLRTLAVDDRIEVETVDGERLDWRVVGRTTYDKGELPVDELFARGGDPRLVLITCGGAYDPATRSYAENVVVIAEPA; encoded by the coding sequence GTGTCGGCGGGGCTCGGTGCGCTGCTGCTGCTGGGCTCGCTCGGGTCCGCCGAACTCGCGCGCAGCGGCGACACCGTCGGCGAGGTACCCGACGTCGCACGCGAAACCCCGCCGCCGTCCTCGGCCGCCGAACTCCCCGAGGCACCCCGGGCGTCGGCGCCGACGGCCCCGCCATCGCCGGCCGACGAACCGGGGGCCGACGAACTCGGGGCCGACGAACCGGGGGCCGACGACGCGGTGGCCGCCGAGACACCGCCGGCGGCCGACGGGCCGGCGACGACGGCGGCATCCGGGGCCGCAGACGACCCCGAAGAGGCACCGGCGCCGGTCGCCGACCCGGCACGTCTACGCATCGACGCCATCGGCGTCGACCACCGGGTCGTCCCGGTCGGCCTGGAGCCCGACGGCGCCATGGAGTTGCCCGCGGACGTGCGCGAGGTCGGCTGGTTCTCGCCGCGCGCCCGGCCGGGCGAGCGGGGCTCGGCCGTCCTCGCCGGCCACGTCGACTCGCGCTCGCAGGGGCGCGGCGCGCTGTTCGACCTGCGGACGCTGGCGGTGGACGACCGGATCGAGGTCGAGACCGTCGACGGTGAGCGCCTCGACTGGCGGGTCGTCGGCCGTACGACCTACGACAAGGGTGAGCTGCCCGTCGACGAACTGTTCGCCCGGGGCGGGGACCCGCGCCTGGTCCTGATCACCTGCGGCGGGGCGTACGACCCGGCGACCCGGAGCTATGCGGAGAACGTCGTGGTCATCGCCGAGCCCGCCTGA
- a CDS encoding DsrE family protein translates to MADTLLFCNSHGADAPERATVPFIAAATAAVSGKSAVVVCTVEAVNLGLPGVADGIEEEGMPPLGDLVRQFTDAGGEIWLCSACAVKRGITGDRELVDGAVIVGAARIVEALAEGRAITLA, encoded by the coding sequence ATGGCCGACACCCTGCTGTTCTGCAACTCCCACGGCGCCGACGCCCCCGAGCGCGCCACCGTGCCGTTCATCGCCGCCGCCACCGCCGCCGTCAGCGGCAAGTCGGCCGTCGTCGTCTGCACGGTCGAGGCCGTCAACCTCGGCCTGCCCGGCGTCGCGGACGGCATCGAGGAGGAGGGCATGCCGCCGCTCGGCGACCTGGTGCGTCAGTTCACGGACGCCGGCGGCGAGATCTGGCTCTGCAGCGCCTGCGCGGTCAAGCGCGGCATCACGGGCGACCGGGAACTCGTCGACGGCGCCGTGATCGTCGGCGCCGCCCGGATCGTCGAGGCGCTCGCCGAGGGCCGGGCCATCACCCTGGCGTGA
- a CDS encoding ABC transporter substrate-binding protein yields MKRSLWLRRMAAVTALALAAAACGNGDDTATEPEPTEEETGADTGAEEEPAEEEPAEEEPAEEGDGQAVEGDGVLNLGYILPESGPLAFLGPPQIQAVELAIADINAAGGVLGEDVTLESGDEAGDTTIASESAQRLIGANVNAVIGAAASGMSLSFVDALTGAGVVQCSASNTSPTFTGGDYGGLYFRTAPTDALQGPVLAEVIVGDGNTNPAIMARADDYGQGLMDATVAELEAQGATVAAAITYDPEAANFEAEVNQVAQSGADSVALIAFDEGAQILATMVEAGLGPQNVPVYGADGLASDDLAGLVDPNDESILEGMKGTRPSPDADPEFLSRFQDETGLSDTTYAAQAYDCAMIIALAAEAAGSDDGAAIAGEMVNVTTGDTECGSFEECRDALEAGDTIAYQTVSGVVLTETESGNGEPESGTYDVWEIGSDGALSSLETVESNF; encoded by the coding sequence ATGAAGCGTTCGTTGTGGCTGCGCCGCATGGCGGCCGTCACCGCGCTCGCGCTCGCGGCCGCTGCCTGCGGCAACGGTGATGACACCGCGACCGAGCCCGAGCCGACCGAAGAGGAGACCGGTGCCGACACCGGTGCCGAGGAAGAACCCGCAGAGGAGGAGCCCGCAGAGGAGGAGCCCGCCGAAGAGGGTGACGGCCAGGCCGTCGAGGGCGACGGTGTGCTGAACCTCGGCTACATCCTGCCTGAGTCGGGCCCGCTCGCCTTCCTCGGCCCCCCGCAGATCCAGGCGGTCGAGCTCGCCATCGCGGACATCAACGCCGCCGGTGGTGTGCTCGGAGAGGACGTCACGCTGGAGTCCGGTGACGAGGCCGGTGACACCACCATCGCCTCCGAGTCGGCGCAGCGCCTGATCGGCGCCAACGTCAACGCCGTGATCGGCGCGGCGGCCTCCGGCATGTCGCTGTCGTTCGTCGACGCGCTCACCGGCGCCGGCGTCGTGCAGTGCTCGGCCTCCAACACCTCGCCGACCTTCACCGGTGGCGACTACGGCGGCCTGTACTTCCGCACCGCGCCGACCGACGCCCTGCAGGGCCCGGTGCTCGCCGAGGTCATCGTCGGTGACGGCAACACCAACCCGGCGATCATGGCCCGCGCCGACGACTACGGTCAGGGCCTGATGGACGCCACCGTCGCGGAGCTCGAGGCGCAGGGCGCCACGGTCGCCGCGGCCATCACCTACGACCCCGAGGCCGCGAACTTCGAGGCCGAGGTGAACCAGGTCGCGCAGTCCGGCGCCGACTCCGTCGCGCTGATCGCCTTCGACGAGGGCGCGCAGATCCTGGCCACCATGGTCGAGGCGGGCCTCGGTCCCCAGAACGTTCCGGTGTACGGCGCCGACGGTCTGGCCTCGGACGACCTGGCCGGCCTGGTCGACCCGAACGACGAGTCGATCCTCGAGGGCATGAAGGGCACGCGTCCGTCGCCGGACGCCGACCCCGAGTTCCTGAGCCGCTTCCAGGACGAGACCGGCCTGTCCGACACCACCTACGCCGCCCAGGCCTACGACTGCGCGATGATCATCGCGCTGGCCGCGGAGGCCGCGGGTTCGGACGACGGTGCCGCGATCGCCGGTGAGATGGTCAACGTGACCACCGGTGACACGGAGTGCGGCTCCTTCGAGGAGTGCCGCGACGCGCTGGAGGCGGGCGACACGATCGCCTACCAGACCGTGTCGGGCGTCGTGCTGACGGAGACCGAGTCCGGCAACGGCGAGCCCGAGTCGGGCACGTACGACGTCTGGGAGATCGGTTCCGACGGCGCGCTGTCCAGCCTCGAGACCGTCGAGTCGAACTTCTGA
- the wrbA gene encoding NAD(P)H:quinone oxidoreductase: MAKIGIVYHSMYGSTYELASILAQGVDKAGGEGLLRRVPDPLLPDEVKQMEGVAAADQAQSDVVEATVDELPEFDGLILGSPTRYGSNTAQLQNFIDQTGPLWQAGRLVGKPVGFFTGAATIHGGHESTILSLSTFAYHHGMVIVPVGYGLAEEVGSTRTGGSPYGPTHWSPMGDDKEGIDEDEREIALKYAAHFNHIADKLKA; this comes from the coding sequence ATGGCCAAGATCGGGATCGTCTACCACTCCATGTACGGCTCCACCTACGAGCTCGCCAGCATCCTGGCGCAGGGCGTGGACAAGGCCGGCGGCGAGGGGCTGCTGCGCCGGGTGCCGGATCCGCTGCTGCCCGACGAGGTGAAGCAGATGGAGGGCGTCGCCGCCGCCGACCAGGCCCAGTCCGACGTGGTCGAGGCAACGGTGGACGAGCTGCCCGAGTTCGACGGACTGATCCTCGGTTCGCCCACCCGCTACGGCTCCAACACCGCGCAGCTGCAGAACTTCATCGACCAGACCGGCCCCCTGTGGCAGGCCGGGCGGCTCGTCGGCAAGCCGGTGGGCTTCTTCACCGGCGCCGCCACCATCCACGGCGGGCACGAGTCGACGATCCTGTCGCTGTCCACCTTCGCCTATCACCACGGCATGGTGATCGTGCCGGTCGGCTACGGCCTGGCCGAGGAGGTCGGCAGCACCCGCACCGGGGGCAGCCCGTACGGGCCGACCCACTGGAGCCCCATGGGCGACGACAAGGAGGGCATCGACGAGGACGAGCGCGAGATCGCCCTCAAGTACGCCGCTCACTTCAACCACATCGCGGACAAGCTCAAGGCCTGA
- a CDS encoding phosphoribosylaminoimidazolesuccinocarboxamide synthase — MPLDALPHLRSGKVRDLYDVDDDHLLLVASDRVSTYDVVHPTPVPDKGRVLTGLSAYWFERLRALTPNHLVSTATADLPAAVADDAAHLRGRFMLVRKVQIVAFECVVRGHLAGSGWQEYQRDGRVCGVPLPAGLVEADRLPTPIFTPATKAALGEHDENVPFEAVVEAVGPDLAEELRSRSLAIYAAAAEHAAAQGIILADTKFEFGLLDGRLVLADEVLTPDSSRYWPADRWSPGTTPPSFDKQFVRDYATSTGWDRTPPAPALPDDVVAATRAKYVEAYERLTGQPFDAWLHQP; from the coding sequence GTGCCACTGGACGCCCTGCCTCACCTCCGCTCGGGCAAGGTGCGCGACCTCTACGACGTCGACGACGACCACCTGCTGCTGGTCGCCTCGGACCGCGTGTCGACCTACGACGTCGTGCACCCCACGCCGGTCCCCGACAAGGGTCGGGTGCTGACCGGGCTGTCGGCCTACTGGTTCGAGCGGCTGCGCGCCCTCACCCCGAACCACCTCGTCTCGACCGCGACGGCGGACCTGCCGGCCGCCGTGGCCGACGACGCCGCCCACCTGCGGGGGCGGTTCATGCTGGTCCGCAAGGTGCAGATCGTGGCGTTCGAGTGCGTGGTGCGCGGTCACCTCGCCGGCTCGGGCTGGCAGGAGTACCAGCGCGATGGACGCGTCTGCGGCGTGCCGCTACCGGCGGGGCTCGTCGAGGCCGACCGGCTGCCGACGCCGATCTTCACGCCGGCCACCAAGGCCGCGCTGGGGGAGCACGACGAGAACGTCCCCTTCGAGGCGGTCGTCGAAGCGGTCGGGCCCGACCTGGCCGAGGAGCTGCGCTCGCGCTCGCTCGCGATCTACGCGGCCGCGGCCGAGCACGCCGCCGCCCAGGGGATCATCCTGGCCGACACCAAGTTCGAGTTCGGTCTGCTCGACGGCCGTCTCGTCCTGGCCGACGAGGTGCTCACGCCCGACTCGTCGCGCTACTGGCCCGCGGACCGGTGGTCACCCGGCACGACCCCGCCGAGCTTCGACAAGCAGTTCGTGCGCGACTACGCGACCTCGACCGGCTGGGACCGCACGCCGCCGGCCCCCGCTCTGCCCGACGACGTGGTCGCCGCGACGCGCGCGAAGTACGTCGAGGCGTACGAACGCCTCACGGGTCAACCGTTCGACGCCTGGCTGCACCAGCCCTGA
- a CDS encoding NTP transferase domain-containing protein, which yields MTIPAVPTVAVGLVLAAGRASRFGATKQVAEVAGLPMVAHAVATAHAAGLAEVFVVVGHDRAAVTEAARRGGHVVVVHNPEYARGQASSLRCGLEAVAAQTDASVVVVLLADQPGVRPEVVAAVADAAAAAPDGLARARYADVPGHPVGLDRRIWPRLVELEGDAGARQLFDGYDVAVVRVGSGAPPDVDRPADLAGLLAGGGDRVDGADAAGRVEEAPE from the coding sequence GTGACGATCCCCGCCGTCCCCACCGTCGCCGTCGGCCTGGTCCTGGCCGCCGGGCGGGCCAGCCGGTTCGGGGCGACCAAGCAGGTGGCCGAGGTGGCGGGGTTGCCGATGGTCGCGCACGCCGTCGCGACGGCCCACGCCGCCGGGCTCGCCGAGGTGTTCGTCGTGGTGGGCCACGACCGGGCGGCCGTCACCGAGGCCGCCCGCCGCGGTGGGCACGTCGTGGTCGTGCACAACCCGGAGTACGCACGGGGGCAGGCCAGCTCGTTGCGATGCGGCCTGGAGGCCGTGGCGGCGCAGACGGATGCGAGCGTGGTCGTCGTGCTGCTCGCCGACCAGCCGGGTGTGCGGCCCGAGGTGGTCGCGGCCGTGGCCGACGCCGCGGCCGCGGCCCCCGACGGGCTGGCGCGGGCCCGCTACGCCGACGTGCCGGGTCACCCGGTCGGGCTCGACCGGCGGATCTGGCCGCGGCTGGTGGAGCTCGAAGGGGACGCGGGCGCCCGCCAGCTGTTCGACGGGTACGACGTCGCGGTGGTGCGGGTCGGCAGTGGGGCCCCGCCGGACGTCGACCGGCCGGCGGACCTCGCCGGTCTGCTCGCGGGCGGCGGGGACCGGGTCGATGGGGCCGACGCGGCCGGCCGGGTCGAGGAGGCACCCGAGTAG
- a CDS encoding molybdenum cofactor biosynthesis protein B, protein MDEHARRRAAVVTASDGVTTGHREDRSGQAVTEQLGAAGFTVVEREVVPDERDRIADVLRRLCDVEQVALVAITGGTGFGPRDVTPEATRDVLEREAPGLAEAMRAAGRARTPMADLSRGICGARGRSLIVNLPGSPKGATESLAAILDLLPHALDLLAGDTQHR, encoded by the coding sequence ATGGACGAGCATGCACGCCGGCGCGCCGCCGTGGTGACCGCCTCCGACGGCGTCACGACCGGTCACCGCGAGGACCGCTCCGGGCAGGCCGTCACCGAACAGCTCGGCGCGGCCGGGTTCACCGTCGTCGAGCGCGAGGTGGTGCCCGACGAGCGCGATCGCATCGCCGACGTGCTGCGCCGGCTGTGCGACGTCGAGCAGGTGGCACTGGTGGCGATCACCGGCGGAACCGGGTTCGGGCCACGCGACGTCACCCCCGAGGCGACCCGTGACGTGCTCGAGCGCGAGGCGCCGGGGCTGGCCGAGGCGATGCGCGCCGCGGGGCGTGCGCGCACGCCGATGGCGGACCTGTCCCGTGGAATCTGCGGCGCGCGTGGCCGCTCGCTGATCGTGAACCTGCCCGGCAGCCCGAAGGGCGCCACGGAGAGCCTGGCGGCGATCCTGGACCTGCTGCCACACGCGCTGGACCTGCTGGCCGGCGACACCCAGCACCGGTGA
- a CDS encoding SRPBCC family protein, whose amino-acid sequence MEFTNEFTVPTDVETAFAILTDLEKVAPCLPGAQLEEVEGDVYTGRVKVKVGPISMTYRGQAQLAETDAEAKRARIQANGKETRGTGTAKADVHAALRPDGDGTVVTVVTDLTVTGKPAQFGRGVMAEVGTKIIDSFAERLRAMLDEEHAGAGAGVGAGVGTGVPAEESVVGEAAAVATPASEAAQAAMTSAAAEAALEEAAAGAVETGGAPGGAPTGAEAATLAAPAWDGAPPAPRRRRIEPDLSREDDALDLMEVAGAATFKRVAPVVAVLALLVTIFVFWRRTSQQREE is encoded by the coding sequence GTGGAGTTCACCAACGAGTTCACCGTGCCCACCGACGTGGAGACGGCCTTCGCGATCCTCACCGACCTGGAGAAGGTCGCGCCCTGCCTGCCCGGCGCCCAGCTGGAGGAGGTCGAGGGCGACGTCTACACCGGACGGGTCAAGGTCAAGGTCGGACCGATCAGCATGACCTACCGCGGGCAGGCACAGCTCGCCGAGACCGATGCCGAGGCCAAGCGGGCCCGGATCCAGGCGAACGGCAAGGAGACCCGCGGCACCGGTACCGCGAAGGCCGACGTGCACGCGGCCCTGCGCCCGGACGGTGACGGGACCGTGGTGACCGTCGTGACGGACCTGACCGTCACCGGCAAGCCGGCCCAGTTCGGGCGTGGGGTGATGGCGGAGGTCGGCACGAAGATCATCGACTCCTTCGCGGAGCGGCTACGGGCCATGCTGGACGAGGAGCACGCCGGCGCCGGCGCCGGTGTCGGCGCCGGTGTCGGCACGGGTGTCCCGGCCGAGGAGTCGGTCGTCGGCGAGGCGGCCGCGGTGGCCACGCCCGCCTCCGAGGCGGCGCAGGCGGCCATGACGAGCGCCGCGGCCGAGGCGGCACTGGAGGAAGCGGCGGCCGGTGCGGTGGAGACGGGCGGCGCGCCCGGCGGCGCGCCAACGGGTGCCGAGGCCGCCACGCTGGCAGCCCCGGCGTGGGACGGCGCCCCACCGGCCCCGCGGCGGCGGCGGATCGAGCCGGACCTCTCGCGCGAGGACGACGCGCTCGACCTGATGGAGGTCGCGGGCGCGGCCACGTTCAAGCGCGTCGCCCCGGTCGTGGCCGTGCTCGCGCTGCTGGTGACGATCTTCGTGTTCTGGCGCCGTACCAGCCAGCAGCGGGAGGAGTGA